One stretch of Juglans microcarpa x Juglans regia isolate MS1-56 chromosome 3D, Jm3101_v1.0, whole genome shotgun sequence DNA includes these proteins:
- the LOC121256727 gene encoding LOW QUALITY PROTEIN: low affinity sulfate transporter 3 (The sequence of the model RefSeq protein was modified relative to this genomic sequence to represent the inferred CDS: inserted 1 base in 1 codon), with protein MISSVPTETFSVEIRQLDIEDSSRAPRAEWVLNSPDPPGLCHELLGSIKETVFPNRKKPSSSSKMKNPWRCAVASFLQGLFPILRWGKNYKASTFKSDLMAGLTLASLSIPQSIGYASLAKLDPQYGLYTSVVPPLIYALMGSSRELAIGPVAVVSMLLSSMVQQIQDPMADPIAYRKLIFTVTFFAGTFQALFGIFRLGFLVDFLSHAAIVGFMAGAAIIIGLQQLKGLLGISHFTVKTDVVSVLESVVRSIKDELYPLNFVLGCSFLIFLLFTRFLGRRNKNLFWLPAIAPLISVMLSTLIVFLTKADKHGVNIIKNIKXGLNQSSVHQLQFKGPHVGQAAKVGLVSAIIALTEAIAVGRSFASVRGYHLDGNKEMVAMGFMNLAGSLSSCYVATGSFSRTAVNVSSGCQTVVSNLVMAITVLLSLELLTRLLYFTPIAILASIILSALPGLIDINEAYNIWKVDKLDFLACLGAFLGVLFASVEIGLLVAVTISFGKILLKSVRPGIEELGRLPGTDIFCDISQYPMAIKTPAILIIRIDSASMCFVNANFIRERILGLMKEEENKMTENANGTVQALILDMSNMMNIDTSGIIALEELHRKLVSHGKEFALANPRMQVIHKLKVAKFVEKVGRGWVFLSVCEAVDACLGSKSVNLDT; from the exons ATGATCAGTTCAGTTCCAACCGAGACCTTCAGTGTGGAGATTCGGCAGCTCGACATCGAGGATTCTAGTCGGGCTCCGAGGGCTGAATGGGTGCTCAATTCTCCTGACCCACCAGGTCTATGCCATGAGCTCCTAGGTTCAATCAAAGAGACAGTCTTTCCTAACAGAAAGAAGCCATCTTCATCCTCCAAGATGAAGAATCCATGGAGATGTGCTGTGGCTTCATTCCTGCAGGGTCTATTTCCCATTCTCCGCTGGGGAAAGAATTACAAGGCTTCAACGTTTAAAAGCGATCTGATGGCTGGTTTGACACTGGCTAGCCTTAGCATTCCTCAG AGTATAGGATACGCTAGTTTAGCAAAACTTGATCCTCAATATGGCCTGT ACACAAGCGTTGTCCCTCCTCTGATTTATGCTCTGATGGGGAGCTCAAGAGAGCTAGCTATTGGACCAGTAGCTGTTGTTTCCATGCTGCTCTCCTCCATGGTTCAGCAAATACAAGATCCTATGGCTGATCCCATTGCCTACAGAAAACTCATTTTCACAGTGACCTTCTTCGCCGGAACTTTCCAAGCTCTATTTGGAATATTCAG ATTGGGATTCCTTGTGGATTTTCTTTCACATGCTGCCATTGTTGGATTCATGGCGGGTGCAGCCATTATCATTGGTCTTCAACAGCTAAAAGGGCTACTTGGGATTAGTCACTTCACCGTCAAAACAGATGTGGTGTCGGTCTTAGAGTCTGTTGTTAGATCAATTAAGGATGAA TTGTACCCACTGAATTTCGTCCTTGGTTGTTCATTCCTGATCTTCCTCCTATTTACTAGATTTCTA GGCAGGAGAAACAAGAACCTCTTCTGGTTGCCTGCTATTGCTCCTTTGATATCAGTTATGTTATCCACTTTGATTGTGTTTTTGACAAAAGCTGATAAGCACGGAGTTAATATCATAAAAAACATCA AGGGACTAAATCAAAGTTCAGTTCATCAATTACAATTTAAAGGTCCACATGTTGGACAAGCAGCAAAAGTTGGACTAGTTTCTGCAATTATTGCTCTCACG GAAGCCATCGCCGTTGGCCGATCTTTTGCATCCGTTAGGGGCTATCACCTGGATGGGAACAAGGAAATGGTAGCCATGGGCTTTATGAACCTAGCAGGATCTTTATCCTCTTGCTATGTGGCAACCG GGTCATTCTCTAGGACAGCCGTAAATGTCAGCTCAGGATGTCAAACAGTAGTGTCAAATTTAGTGATGGCCATTACTGTGCTTCTGTCACTGGAATTGCTTACTAGGCTCCTGTACTTCACTCCCATTGCAATCCTAGCTTCAATCATTCTCTCTGCTCTTCCTGGACTTATTGACATAAATGAAGCTTACAATATCTGGAAGGTCGACAAATTAGATTTCCTTGCATGTCTTGGTGCATTTCTTGGGGTCTTGTTTGCATCAGTGGAGATTGGCCTTCTGGTTGCG GTGACAATCtcatttggaaaaatattactaaaatcAGTTCGACCCGGCATAGAAGAACTGGGGAGACTTCCTGGAACAGATATCTTCTGTGACATAAGCCAATACCCGATGGCCATTAAGACTCCGGCCATCCTGATAATCCGAATCGACTCTGCTTCCATGTGCTTTGTTAATGCTAATTTCATTAGAGAAAG GATATTAGGGTtgatgaaagaagaagaaaataaaatgacagaAAATGCAAATGGAACTGTTCAAGCATTAATCCTTGACATGTCCA ACATGATGAACATTGACACTTCAGGAATTATAGCACTAGAGGAACTGCACAGGAAGTTGGTTTCTCATGGCAAAGAA TTTGCTCTAGCAAACCCAAGGATGCAAGTGATTCACAAGCTGAAGGTGGCTAAATTTGTAGAAAAAGTTGGAAGAGGATGGGTTTTCCTCTCTGTCTGCGAAGCTGTAGATGCATGTCTCGGTTCTAAATCGGTGAATCTTGACACTTGA